The following coding sequences are from one Xiphias gladius isolate SHS-SW01 ecotype Sanya breed wild chromosome 14, ASM1685928v1, whole genome shotgun sequence window:
- the tfa gene encoding transferrin-a, which yields MKPLLLVALLGCLAAVFAGPAGKVRWCVKSEQERLKCEDLVAHAPAFSCVKKEDALSCILAIKAGEADAITLDGGDIYIAGLENYNLYPIIAEDYGHTSDTCYYAVAVAKKNTGFGFKELRGKKSCHTGLGKSAGWNIPIGTLLSMNEMHWKGTDDKPVEEVVNDFFVSSCVPGATSNSKLCALCKADCSRSHKEPYYDYGGAFQCLKDVGDVAFVKHLTVPDSEKANYELLCKDNTRAPIDSYETCHLARVPAHAVVTRKDPQLAELIWTNLQSVQGFNLFSSEAYAPAKNLMFKDSTVKLVQVPPNTDSFLYLGAEYTSIVRSLRRDQTTSGVSSAIRWCAVGHAETSKCDTWSVSSASSGTASIECQSGSSVEECLKKIMSKDADAMAVDGGQVYTAGKCGLVPALVEQYDEALCNITGATASSYYAVAVVKKGTVSSWEDLRGKRSCHTGKGRTAGWNIPMGLIHNIINDCNFTKYFPRGCAPGADPGSSFCTQCGGSERAVGDESKCKPSADEKYYGYSGAFRCLVEGAGDVAFIKHTIVPEYNNVQQPTWARGVQSADYELICPGKGPVPISDFLSCHLAKVPAHAVVTRPDSRSKVVSILKEQQAMFGNYGSDTSFRMFHSERGKNLLFKDSTKCIQDIPSGTNYKQFLGEEYMRAMASLRECSETASDLEKSCSFHSCQQK from the exons ATGAAGCCTCTCCTCCTTGTGGCGCTGCTCGGGTGCCTCG CCGCCGTGTTCGCGGGCCCCGCGGGCAAGGTGCGATGGTGCGTCAAGTCGGAGCAAGAACGCCTGAAATGCGAGGACCTCGTCGCCCACGCCCCCGCCTTCTCCTGCGTGAAAAAGGAGGACGCCCTGTCCTGCATCCTTGCCATCAAG GCTGGTGAGGCGGACGCCATCACTTTGGACGGAGGGGACATCTACATTGCTGGACTGGAAAACTACAACCTATATCCCATTATTGCTGAGGACTACGGCCATA CTTCAGACACCTGTTACTATGCTGTTGCTGTGGCTAAGAAGAACACAGGATTCGGCTTCAAAGAACTCCGGGGGAAGAAGTCTTGCCACACTGGGTTGGGGAAATCTGCAGGCTGGAACATTCCCATAGGAACTCTGTTGTCCATGAATGAAATGCATTGGAAAGGCACTGATGACAAACCCGTGGAAGAAG tggtGAACGATTTCTTCGTGTCCAGCTGTGTCCCGGGGGCAACAAGCAACTCCAAACTGTGTGCGCTGTGCAAGGCAGACTGCTCCAGGTCCCACAAGGAGCCTTACTATGATTACGGCGGTGCTTTCCA GTGTCTCAAGGACGTTGGAGACGTGGCTTTTGTGAAGCACCTCACTGTCCCTG ACTCTGAAAAGGCCAACTACGAGCTGCTGTGCAAGGATAACACCAGAGCACCTATCGACAGCTATGAAACCTGCCACCTGGCCAGGGTACCAGCTCATGCTGTTGTCACCCGCAAGGACCCACAGCTGGCCGAATTAATCTGGACAAACCTCCAGTCAGTACAG GGCTTTAACCTTTTCTCCTCTGAAGCCTATGCACCTGCCAAGAACCTGATGTTCAAGGACTCAACGGTGAAGCTGGTGCAGGTGCCCCCGAACACCGACTCTTTCCTTTATCTAGGTGCTGAGTACACGAGCATCGTCCGTTCCCTTAGGAGAG ACCAGACCACAAGCGGTGTTTCCAGTGCCATTAGATGGTGTGCTGTGGGCCACGCTGAGACCTCCAAGTGTGATACCTGGTCCGTAAGCAGTGCAAGTAGTGGCACTGCCTCCATTGAATGCCAGAGTGGCTCCTCAGTTGAAGAGTGCCTGAAAAAGATTATG AGTAAAGACGCTGATGCAATGGCAGTAGATGGAGGACAGGTGTACACAGCTGGAAAGTGTGGTCTGGTTCCTGCTTTGGTGGAGCAGTATGATGAAG CGCTGTGCAACATTACTGGAG CCACAGCCTCCTCTTACTATGCTGTTGCTGTGGTAAAGAAAGGTACAGTGTCTTCCTGGGAAGACCTGCGGGGCAAGAGGTCTTGCCACACAGGCAAAGGCAGAACTGCTGGCTGGAACATCCCCATGGGTCTCATCCACAACATTATTAATGACTGTAACTTCA ctAAGTACTTCCCTAGAGGCTGTGCTCCTGGAGCAGATCCCGGCTCTTCGTTCTGTACTCAGTGTGGCGGAAGTGAGAGAGCTGTGGGTGATGAGTCCAAGTGCAAACCCAGTGCTGACGAGAAGTACTACGGCTACAGTGGAGCCTTTAG ATGTCTCGTGGAAGGTGCCGGTGATGTTGCCTTCATCAAACACACAATCGTTCCCGAGTACAACAATG TTCAGCAACCAACATGGGCTAGAGGTGTGCAATCTGCTGACTACGAGCTGATCTGCCCTGGTAAGGGTCCAGTGCCAATCTCTGATTTCCTCTCATGCCACCTGGCAAAAGTGCCCGCACACGCTGTGGTGACTCGTCCAGACAGCCGCAGCAAAGTGGTCAGCATTCTCAAGGAGCAGCAG GCCATGTTTGGAAATTATGGCAGTGATACTTCATTCAGAATGTTCCActcagaaagaggaaagaacCTTCTCTTCAAGGACTCCACTAAATGCATCCAGGATATTCCATCTGGAACAAACTATAAACAGTTTTTGGGAGAAGAGTACATGAGGGCCATGGCTTCACTCAGAGAGTGCAGTGAAACTGCTTCAG ATCTGGAGAAATCTTGCTCTTTCCATTCCTGTCAGCAAAAGTAG
- the ppp1r7 gene encoding protein phosphatase 1 regulatory subunit 7 has translation MASLSVGELQEMEVDRRGESEESGDDETRRRSINGDVDPNQPTTTSKEESPVDMDTITLDPEEEDVDLVHCRIGKIEGLEVLQKAKTLSLRQNLIKKIENLDSLSSLRELDLYDNQIRKLENLRNLTELEQLDVSFNILRKVEGLEQLTRLKKLFLLHNKISSIANLEHLTGLEMLELGSNRIRVIESLDTLASLQSLFLGTNKITQLQNLEGLHNLTVLSIQSNRITKIEGLQNLVNLRELYLSHNGIEVIEGLENNKKLTTLDIAANRVKKIENISHLTELQEFWMNDNQIDNWSDLDELKNAKSLETVYLERNPLQKDPQYRRKIMLSLPSVRQIDATFIRF, from the exons ATGGCTTCCCTGTCTGTTGGAGAGCTTCAAGAAATGGAAG TGGACCGGAGGGGTGAGTCTGAGGAGTCTGGGGATGATGAGACCAGAAGGAGGAGTATCAATGGCGATGTGGACCCCAATCAGCCCACTACCACAA GTAAAGAAGAGTCTCCTGTTGACATGGACACCATAACCTTGGACCCAGAGGAAGAG GATGTTGATCTTGTTCATTGTCGTATTGGAAAGATTGAAGGATTGGAGGTGCTACAAAAAGCTAAA ACACTCTCCCTACGACAGAACCTCATCAAAAAGATAGAAAACCTTGACAGTTTGAGCTCACTGAGGGAACTAGATCTCTATGACAATCAGATCCGCAAACTGGAGAACCTGCGCAACCTCACAGAGTTGGA GCAGCTCGACGTGTCCTTCAACATATTGAGGAAGGTGGAGGGTTTGGAGCAGTTGACTCGGCTGAAGAAACTTTTTCTGCTTCACAACAAAATTAGCAGCATTGCCAACCTGGAACACCTCACAGGCCTGGAGATGCTGGAGCTGGGCTCTAATCGCATCCGG GTCATAGAGAGCCTGGATACACTCGCGTCTTTGCAAAGTTTGTTTCTTGGCACCAATAAAATAACTCAGCTTCAGAATCTGGAGGGTTTACACAACCTGACTGTTTTAAGCATTCAG agtaACCGGATTACTAAAATCGAGGGTCTGCAGAACCTTGTCAACCTGAGAGAGCTCTATCTGAGCCACAATGGCATTGAGGTTATTGAGGGCTTGGAGAACAAT AAAAAGCTTACAACCCTGGATATTGCAGCCAATCGAgtaaagaaaattgaaaacatcAGCCATCTGACAGAGCTGCAGGAGTTCTGG ATGAACGATAATCAGATAGATAACTGGTCAGATCTTGATGAGCTGAAGAATGCCAAGTCTCTGGAGACGGTTTATCTCGAAAGAAACCCGCTACAGAAGGATCCACAGTACCGGCGAAAGATCATGCTGTCGCTGCCCAGTGTACGCCAGATCGACGCTACCTTCATCCGCTTTTAA
- the ubxn7 gene encoding UBX domain-containing protein 7 has protein sequence MAALGDTSAPGVNGLIQQFTAITGATESVGKHMLEACNNNLEMAVTMFLDGGGIAEEPSTSSSSAASSSRAPPSDEVRAPIPQKQDILVEPEPLFGVPKRRRPARSIFDGFRDFQTETIRQEQELRNGGTVDKKLSTLADLFRPPIELMHKGSFETAKDCGQLENKWLMINIQNVQDFACQCLNRDVWSNDAVKTIIREHFIFWQVYHDSEEGQRYIQFYKLNKFPYISILDPRTGQKMVEWNQLDVASFLEQATGFLAEHGQLDGPSCHAPPAKRARSESLIDASEDSQLEAAIRASLQETHYESSNVPEAPDSPRSDDESDAEPFSDSEGPISVDGSDSETPAPHEEKSSNSKHTPVPSAIVAQQRLHPDSSTSSHRKSPYKENNHSHKKEESKKNHLEPSAAGPRHPQPDPDSGGNHCSSAAESAGPSKASSTNTCEVDCPDDNGPKARLMLRYPDGQREQISLSSKAKLLALVRHVQSKGYPNERFELVTNFPRRKLAHLDYDITLQEAGLCPQETVFVQERN, from the exons ATGGCGGCGCTCGGAGACACCTCAGCTCCGGGGGTGAACGGGTTAATACAACAATTCACAGCAATAACAg GAGCCACAGAGAGTGTAGGGAAACATATGTTGGAAGCATGCAACAACAACCTGGAGATGGCAGTGACCATGTTTCTGGATGGAGGCGGGATAGCAGAGGAGCCCAGCACCAGCTCCAGTTCAGCAGCTTCAAGCAGCAGAGCTCCGCCTTCAGA TGAAGTACGAGCACCAATTCCACAGAAGCAAGACATATTAGTGGAACCAGAACCACTGTTTGGAG TGCCAAAGCGAAGAAGACCTGCTCGATCAATATTTGATGGTTTCCGAGACTTCCAAACAGAAACAA tCCGCCAGGAACAGGAGCTGCGTAACGGTGGCACGGTGGATAAGAAACTGAGCACCCTGGCAGACCTCTTCCGTCCTCCCATTGAGCTCATGCACAAAGGCAGCTTTGAGACG GCAAAAGACTGTGGGCAGCTGGAAAACAAGTGGCTAATGATCAACATCCAAAATGTACAGGACTTCGCCTGCCAGTGCCTGAACAGAGATGTTTGGAGTAACGATGCAGTGAAGACCATCATCAGAGAACACTTCATATTCTGGCAG GTATATCATGATAGTGAAGAGGGACAAAGATACATCCAGTTTTATAAGCTGAACAAGTTTCCCTACATTTCCATCCTCGATCCCCGCACAG GTCAAAAAATGGTTGAGTGGAACCAGCTGGATGTGGCATCGTTCCTGGAGCAGGCGACCGGCTTCCTGGCAGAGCATGGGCAGCTTGACGGACCATCCTGCCACGCGCCCCCTGCCAAACGAGCTCGCTCT GAGAGTCTGATTGATGCCAGTGAAGACAGTCAGCTGGAGGCAGCCATCCGAGCCTCCCTACAGGAGACCCATTATGAGTCCTCAAATGTCCCCGAAGCCCCCGATTCCCCCCGATCAGACGACGAATCAGATGCAGAGCCTTTCTCTGACAGCGAGGGTCCCATCTCTGTTGATGGCTCAGACAGTGAAACGCCGGCACCCCACGAAGAAAAAAGTTCTAACAGCAAACACACCCCGGTCCCTTCGGCCATTGTGGCACAACAGCGTCTACATCCCGATAGTTCAACTTCTTCCCATAGAAAGTCTCCgtacaaagaaaacaaccacagtcacaagaaagaggagagcaaaaaGAACCACCTGGAGCCCTCGGCTGCTGGTCCTCGTCATCCTCAGCCTGACCCAGATTCTGGAGGGAACCACTGTTCCTCAGCAGCAGAAAGCGCTGGACCATCAAAGGCCAGCAGCACCAACACCTGTGAGGTGGACTGTCCTGATGACAACG GTCCCAAAGCCAGGTTGATGCTCCGTTAcccagatggacagagagagcaaaTTTCCTTGTCTTCTAAAGCAAAACTTTTG GCCCTGGTAAGACACGTCCAGTCCAAGGGTTACCCTAACGAACGCTTCGAACTCGTCACTAACTTTCCCAGAAGGAAGCTCGCCCACTTGGACTATGACATCACGCTGCAGGAGGCAGGGCTTTGTCCACAGGAGACTGTATTTGTGCAGGAGAGGAACTAG